A region of the Campylobacter subantarcticus LMG 24377 genome:
AGAAAAAAAAGTTAAGCAATGCATAAATGCAAAAATTTTATAAACATTAGTTAGCAATAAAAATATATAATTTTTTAAAATTTCACATAAGGAAAATAAATGAAGAAAATTATCGCAGGTGTTGTGGTAGTGGTTTTGCTACTCGTAGCGTTTTTCGCAACAACTTTTTATATCAACTCTATCAATGAAAAAATCTTTGCTCAAATGAGTCAAAACACTGATTATTACAATGTTGAAGATGCAAATTATACCAAAGGCTTTTTAAATTCTAAAGGTAGCTTCCTAGCCCAGCTTAATGACTTGCCTTATACTTTTAAAGTAAACGTAGATTTCTCAAACAACTTCTTTGCAAGCAACAATGCTGTTATTTCTGTCTTAAATGAAAATGAAGATTTAAAAAATATCTTCCCAAATGAAGAAATTTTTAAAATTCTAGTTAGCGCAAAAGGCGATGATATAGCGATAAATGCAAAAATTAACGATATTAACTTTACGCATGATAATGCACAATTAATCATCAACAACACTGCTTTTAAAATCACAGCAACAACTGAATCTGTAAAGCATATGCAACTTGATTTGGGTTATATTTTAGTAAAACAGCTTTCACAGGATGAAAAACTAGAAATTCAAAATATGCAAATTTCTGAATTTCCTTTAGCTAAATTAAGCTTTAGTGATATCTTCACTCCTAGCAGAAATAGCGAACAAAACATAAGCATTGATAAGATCAGCTTTAAAAGCCATAGCATTTTTGATCTTGATAAGTTAAAAGTTTTTGCAAGAACCGCACCTAATGCACAAAGTGATTATGATAGTGTTTTAAAACTTGATCTTGCTAAATTTAACCTAGAAGATGAGGAAAACCTAGCCTTAAATAACATCAAACTAGAACTAAATCTCAACAATCTTTCAAAAAAAGCTTATGATAGTTTATTGCAAAATTCAAATATGGATATTTTCTCTATGATGGTTTTAACAAGTCAATTTTTAAAAGCAAATCCTGAAATCATCTTAAACAACCTTAGTTTTGATAAAGATGGTAAAAAATTTGATGCGAATGGACAAGCCATTTTCACAGAAAACAACATCAAATCACAATTTCATGCAAATACTGAAATTCTTCCAAGCCAAATTTGGTCTATTTTTGGAGACTTTGATAATTATTTTGTAGATAAAAATGGCACTTATATGCTTGATTTTATCTATGATGATACTAACAAAAGCGATGTTACTACCATTATCAATGGTGAAAGACTTACCATAAATCCACAATGACAAATTTAAGTTTAACTTTTCGTCCTAAAACTTTAGATGAGGTTTTAGGACAAGAAAATTTAGTAGAAATTTTTAAAAAATTCATACAAGTTTCAAAGCTTCCTCATAGTGTATTTTTTGGCCCAGCAGGTTGTGGAAAGACTTCTTTTGCAAGAGCGATAGCGTATGAATACAAACTCGACTTTTATGAGTTTGATGGAGGGAATTTTAAACTTGAAGAGCTTAGAAAAATACTAACTAAATATGAAAATTCTTTATATAAACCTTTGATCTTTATCGATGAGGTGCATAGGCTTTCAAAAACCCAACAAGAAATGCTTTTGATCCCTTTGGAAAATCAAAAATGCCTTTTCATAGGTGCAAGCACTGAAAACCCCTACTTTACTTTAACTTCAGGTATAAGAAGCAGAAGTATGCTTTTTGAATTTAAAGGTTTAGAGTATAAAGACTTAGAAAAACTTGCCACAAAGGTACAAGAAAAATTCCAATGCAAAATCGATGATGATGCCAAAGACTTTTTGATCACTTCTAGTGCAAATGATGCAAGAAGTTTTTTAAATTTATGTGAGTTTGCTTTGGCTTTAGATAGCACTCATATCACACTTGAAACTTTGAAAAAATTAAGAGCAAATGTTTTAAGCGATGGCACTTCAAGCAAAGACACACACTATAGACTAGCTAGTTCTATGATAAAAAGCTTAAGAGGAAGTGATGTAGATGCGAGTTTGTATTATCTTGCGAGGTTGATCGATGGGGGCGAAAGTGCGGATTTTATCGCTAGAAGATTAGTGATATTTGCAAGTGAAGATATCTCAAATGCAAACCCACAAGCACTTAACCTAGCCACAAGCACACTCATAGCAGTAAAAAACATAGGCTATCCTGAAGCTAGGATCATCTTGGCACAATGTGTGGTGTTTTTAGCAAGTTCGCCTAAGTCAAACTCAAGCTATCTTGCTATAAATGAAGCACTAAATTATGTACAAAACAACCCTGCATTAAAAATACTCCCTTATCTTGATAATAACAACCCACAAAGAAAAAACTACCTTTACCCGCATGATTTTGGGGGTTGGGTTAAGCAAAGATATCTAGAAAAAGATTTGAAATTTTATCATAGCAAAGGCATAGGTTTTGAAGCACAGCTAGACTTATGGCTAAATGATATGAAAAGAGTTAAAAAGTGATTTTAAGCACAATGTAAAAATATTTTTATATAATTTTCATTTTTAAGGTTCCGTAGCTCAGTTGGTAGAGCACCACCTTGACATGGTGGTGGTCGTTGGTTCAAGTCCAATCGGAGCCACCATTTTTTATTTCTTTCGATTTTAAAAGCATTCATATAAAAATATTCCATAAATATTTCTATAAAACACAAGAAAAAGGTGGAAAGAAAAAAATTTAAGATATTATAATTAATCTTAATTTGATAGTTCTTTAAATAAAACTATTTGCTCATACTCAAGAACTATCACATGCTAATAAAAATCAAAATAACCTACCCTACTTTTTACCTTTCATATATTCAACAAACATTTCTTCATTTATATTTTCTTTAACCACTCCATTTTCACATTTCCATATTTTCCAATTATTATCAATTTTCACGGGAAGGTAAAAAATATACCCTGTTTTTTCACTTGCATAAATATAAGCTTCTTTTAGTTTTTCAATTTTTTCTTTATATGAAGTCTCATCTATATTTGAAGAACTACTTTTATTTACACTTTTTACTTCAAAAATATGAATTTTATTTTGCTTATCTTTAAAGATAAAGTCGGGATAACTTGTGTGTTTTCTTGTGTGATAATAATCAAATTTAATATTTGATTTATCTATGAAATTCTTACCAAATAAAGAAACTTCTACATTATTAATTTTTATTTTTTTGCAACATATATCTTTTAAATTAGCAAGGATTGTAAACCACTCCTCTTCAGCTTCACTATCAAATTGAAATCTACTTCCTTTACTTTCCCATATCCAATCAGTAAATATAACTGAACTTCCATTGCTATCAAAAAAACTATAAATATCATCTCTTAATTGAACTTCAACTACATCTCCATATTTTTCATAATCTTCAACAACAGAACTTACCTTATTGCTGATATTATCTAAATTAGCATTAAACACAAACCATTTATTAAAATCTGTAACAAAATCTCTTTGCTTTTCTTTTACTTTATCACTACAAGATTGAAATTTTTTATAAGCTTTAAAAATAGACTCATTATAGTATTCTATATCATTGTTAATACAATCTGATATATCTATATCATCTAAAGCAACCTCTCTAAGAACAGTGATTTTAAATGGAGCAAATTCTTTAATTATTTCGTTTTCAAATAAACCTTTATTAATTTCACCCTTTAATTTCACTTTTGTGCGTTTATTTTGATCTTCTTTAGGTTTTATACCATAAACATAAGCTGTGCTAAAAATTTCTTGAGTATTTTTATCTAATTTTTCAAAATATGTTAAACAAGGATTACGCCTTATACGCCCAATAACTTGCTCATCAAGTTGTTTAGATTGTGAATTTCTAACTTGATAAAGCATACAAGCTCTAGGCATATCAAAGCCTTCTGTTATAACCATTTTAAAGATTACAACATCAATAGGAAAATCATTTTGTTTAACATAGTTTTGCCACAGGCTTTTATTTTTTACTTTTTCTAATCTACTATTACTTTCATAGCCATTTTCTTTTTCTACAAAACATACCCATTTTAAATCTTTTTCTTTCAAAACTTTTTTGATGATTTCCATTTCATATTCTGCATTATTTTGATTAGAAATTTGTATTATAAAAGCAGGAACTATCCCTTCTTTATTATAAACTGCTTTAATGCTTTTAAATTTATCTAAAGCTTTGCTTAATCCACTTTCTAAATCTTCTTCATCTTCTATATATTCTACTTTTTTAATCAAATTTGCATTAACAGCGTCATTTTCTGATATACAAACATCAAATTGATCGTTTTTGGGAGTAGCTGAAAAATTAATAACTTGAGTAAAATAATTTGATAACTCATTTAGCAGATTTGTAGCTATATGGCTTTCATCTCTTATTAAAATTATTTTTTTACCTAGATTTTTGCAAGTTTCTAAAAATACTAATAAGCTTTTTTCTTTACTAATTCTACTTGCTTTAGTATATTGTGAAGTAGGCAAAACAAACACATTATGATTTATATCAATATATAGACTATATTCTGTATTTTTTGTATTTTCTGCACCACTGCTAATGTAAAAAGGGTTTAATTTTGTAAAAGTATTTAAAGATAAATTTGCAAAACTTTCAAAATTTTGTCCTGCTAATTTTCCTTTAGAAAGAGTAGAAACTATAAAGATAAAATCATCATCGATTTCTAGCATTTTATTCATCAAGCTTGCCATCATATATGTTTTACCACTTCCAGTGGGTGCTTTTAAGGTGATATTTTCTTTCCCTTGTATAGCTAAATTAAACAAGGAATTTACAGCTTCATTTTGTAGTTCTATAATTTCTTGTTTCATCATTCACCTTCTATTTTTCTGCAAGTTAGCTCAAATTCTTTGCATATCCATTCTATTTTATCATGGATATTTTCAAAATCTTTTCCATAAAGTTTTTCATCTATTTTTTCAAAAACTGAATGATCGCTTGAAGCAATACTTTCAATTTCACTAACTTCTAAGCTATCTCCATAAGGAGTATTTTTTTCTAACCATTTAAAATCTTTACTTTCATCATAACATTCTCCGCTCATGATTCTTTTTAAACGCTTTGAAGTAACATCTAGGGCAATTCCATTTGGATTTAAATCTGTTATTTCATTATTAGTAACTAAAATAAATTGTCTATTACCACCATCTTGTTTGTTTAATTCCAAAACAGCATGTCCTGTAGTTCCACTACCTGCAAAGAAGTCTAGAATGATAGATTCGTTATCATTAATAATTTTACAAAGATATTGAATTAAACTAAGTGGTTTGTTGTAGTTAAAAATTTTATTTTGAAAAATTTCTTTCAGTTCACTAGTAGCTGTTTCATTTGTACCAACATTATCTTTTTTAGAAATTTCTTTCGATATTTCATATAATATTTTATTAGAAATATAATTTGTTGGAGTTACACTTCTACTTCCATCTCTACAATATCTAATTGCAAATTTGTCACCTTTCACAATCAATTTTGTACCATCTTTAACTTCTTTATCTAAAAATTCTTGCGTCCACCTAAAATTACCTTGTAATCTAAAATTATTAACTATTTTTCCATTTTGCACTAAAACATCATCCAATAATTCTATTTTATCTCGTTTTCCTTTAAGATATACACCATCTTTTAAATTAGTATCAACATAATTAGCTAAAAAATTTAATTCTATTACAGAATTACTCTCATTATACAATGGAGCATCTCCTCCAGAAATATATTTAGCAATCATCTTATCATTATTAATATTTTTCTGATAGCAAAGGACATATTCATGTGTTTTTCGCGTTTTGCAAGATAAACTTGGAGGTGTTTCTGTTTTGTTCCAAATAAAAGTTTCTACAAAATTTCCCTCACCAAAAACTTCATC
Encoded here:
- a CDS encoding DUF945 family protein, with amino-acid sequence MKKIIAGVVVVVLLLVAFFATTFYINSINEKIFAQMSQNTDYYNVEDANYTKGFLNSKGSFLAQLNDLPYTFKVNVDFSNNFFASNNAVISVLNENEDLKNIFPNEEIFKILVSAKGDDIAINAKINDINFTHDNAQLIINNTAFKITATTESVKHMQLDLGYILVKQLSQDEKLEIQNMQISEFPLAKLSFSDIFTPSRNSEQNISIDKISFKSHSIFDLDKLKVFARTAPNAQSDYDSVLKLDLAKFNLEDEENLALNNIKLELNLNNLSKKAYDSLLQNSNMDIFSMMVLTSQFLKANPEIILNNLSFDKDGKKFDANGQAIFTENNIKSQFHANTEILPSQIWSIFGDFDNYFVDKNGTYMLDFIYDDTNKSDVTTIINGERLTINPQ
- a CDS encoding replication-associated recombination protein A, producing the protein MTNLSLTFRPKTLDEVLGQENLVEIFKKFIQVSKLPHSVFFGPAGCGKTSFARAIAYEYKLDFYEFDGGNFKLEELRKILTKYENSLYKPLIFIDEVHRLSKTQQEMLLIPLENQKCLFIGASTENPYFTLTSGIRSRSMLFEFKGLEYKDLEKLATKVQEKFQCKIDDDAKDFLITSSANDARSFLNLCEFALALDSTHITLETLKKLRANVLSDGTSSKDTHYRLASSMIKSLRGSDVDASLYYLARLIDGGESADFIARRLVIFASEDISNANPQALNLATSTLIAVKNIGYPEARIILAQCVVFLASSPKSNSSYLAINEALNYVQNNPALKILPYLDNNNPQRKNYLYPHDFGGWVKQRYLEKDLKFYHSKGIGFEAQLDLWLNDMKRVKK
- a CDS encoding DEAD/DEAH box helicase, with protein sequence MKQEIIELQNEAVNSLFNLAIQGKENITLKAPTGSGKTYMMASLMNKMLEIDDDFIFIVSTLSKGKLAGQNFESFANLSLNTFTKLNPFYISSGAENTKNTEYSLYIDINHNVFVLPTSQYTKASRISKEKSLLVFLETCKNLGKKIILIRDESHIATNLLNELSNYFTQVINFSATPKNDQFDVCISENDAVNANLIKKVEYIEDEEDLESGLSKALDKFKSIKAVYNKEGIVPAFIIQISNQNNAEYEMEIIKKVLKEKDLKWVCFVEKENGYESNSRLEKVKNKSLWQNYVKQNDFPIDVVIFKMVITEGFDMPRACMLYQVRNSQSKQLDEQVIGRIRRNPCLTYFEKLDKNTQEIFSTAYVYGIKPKEDQNKRTKVKLKGEINKGLFENEIIKEFAPFKITVLREVALDDIDISDCINNDIEYYNESIFKAYKKFQSCSDKVKEKQRDFVTDFNKWFVFNANLDNISNKVSSVVEDYEKYGDVVEVQLRDDIYSFFDSNGSSVIFTDWIWESKGSRFQFDSEAEEEWFTILANLKDICCKKIKINNVEVSLFGKNFIDKSNIKFDYYHTRKHTSYPDFIFKDKQNKIHIFEVKSVNKSSSSNIDETSYKEKIEKLKEAYIYASEKTGYIFYLPVKIDNNWKIWKCENGVVKENINEEMFVEYMKGKK
- a CDS encoding site-specific DNA-methyltransferase, coding for MERNELQSLQELKEEEKIKILDRASNGILEKENADFLIKLIDNAENKTEVLKISALGMTYKRTGFHFDVRLEKNEGQTIRYLKKNENLSFDQGGITHKLIIGDNYPALLNLLINYKNKIKVIYIDPPYGKDDLGEFAQTNYNNAITRDNLLSMLYPRLILARQLLKDDGVIFCSIDDRNQAYVKCLFDEVFGEGNFVETFIWNKTETPPSLSCKTRKTHEYVLCYQKNINNDKMIAKYISGGDAPLYNESNSVIELNFLANYVDTNLKDGVYLKGKRDKIELLDDVLVQNGKIVNNFRLQGNFRWTQEFLDKEVKDGTKLIVKGDKFAIRYCRDGSRSVTPTNYISNKILYEISKEISKKDNVGTNETATSELKEIFQNKIFNYNKPLSLIQYLCKIINDNESIILDFFAGSGTTGHAVLELNKQDGGNRQFILVTNNEITDLNPNGIALDVTSKRLKRIMSGECYDESKDFKWLEKNTPYGDSLEVSEIESIASSDHSVFEKIDEKLYGKDFENIHDKIEWICKEFELTCRKIEGE